The following is a genomic window from Arthrobacter sp. NicSoilB4.
ACCTGGTGCTGAACTTCCTGCCGGGCGCCCTGCTCGCGATCCTGCTGGGCTGGGGCGTGGTCGGAGCGATGGTGATGGGCGGCGTCACGTACATTTCCTCGTCGGGGATCGCGGCCAAGGTGATCACGGACCTTGGCCGGATCGGCAACCGCGAAACTCCGGTGGTGCTCTCGATCCTGGTGTTTGAGGATCTGGCCATGGCCATCTACCTGCCGATCCTGACGGCGACCCTGGCCGGGGTCAGCTTCGTTGTGGGGCTGCAGACCGTCGGGATCTCACTCGCCGTCGTCACTGTGGTCCTGCTGGTCGCGCTGCGGCACGGCCATCACGTATCCAAGGCCGTGCACAGCGAAAACTCCGAGGTGTTCCTGCTCAATCTGCTTGGGGCGGCGCTGCTGGTGGCCGGTCTCGCCGCGGCCATGCAGGTGTCCGCGGCGGTGGGCGCCTTTATGCTCGGAATTGCGATTTCAGGTGCCACCGCGCATAACGCAACGCGGATCCTGGAGCCGCTGCGGGATCTCTTCGCGGCGATCTTTTTTGTGGTCTTCGGCCTCAACACGGACCCCTCCACCATCCCGCCAGTTCTTGGCTGGGCCCTGCTCCTGGCCATTGTCACGGCGACCACCAAAATGCTCACCGGGATTTGGGCGGCGAAGCGCGCCGGGATCGGCGTGCCGGGCCGCTTCCGTGCCGGCGCCGCGCTGATCGCCCGCGGAGAGTTCTCGATCGTGATCGCCGGGCTCGCGGTGGCCTCCGGCGTCGTCCCCGCGGAGCTCGCGGCGCTGGCGACGGCCTACGTGCTGATTATGGCCGTGACGGGCCCGCTCGCGGCCCGGTTCGTGGAGCCGGTCGTGGCGATGCTGCGCCGCCCGGCAAAGCCGCCCGCGGTCCGGACGGCCGACGGGATCTGACCGCACTGCAGGCCTGCGCCGCACAGCCCGTCAGTACCGCGTCCCGCGGTTGCGTTCTCAGACGTCCGTGCGGTGGAAGTTCAGGTGGCTGCGGCTGGCCGTCGGGCCGCGCTGGCCCTGGTAGCGGTTGCCGTACTCGCCGGAGCCGTACGGGTGTTCGGCGGCCGAGGTGAGCCGGAAGAAGCAGAACTGGCCGATCTTCATGCCCGGCCACAGCTTGATCGGCAGCGTCGCCATGTTGGACAACTCCAGGGTCACGTGGCCGGAGAAGCCAGGATCGATGAATCCGGCGGTCGAGTGCGTGAGCAGGCCAAGCCTGCCCAGCGAGGACTTGCCCTCGAGCCGGGCGGCGATATCGTCGGGGAGCGTCACCGTCTCGTACGTGGAACCCAGAACAAATTCCCCGGGGTGGAGGATGAAGGGTTCGCCGGCCTCGACCTCGACCAGGCGGGTCAGCTCGGGCTGTTCCTCGGCCGGGTCGATGTGGGCGTACTTGTGGTTGTCGAAGAGCCGGAAGAACTTGTCGATCCGGACGTCCACCGACGATGGCTGGACCATGGCGGGGTCGAACGGCTCCAGAACGATCCGTTGGGAATCAATTTCGGCACGAATGTCGCGGTCTGAGATCAGCACAGTCTCAAAATTACCGTACCCGCGGGGAACAAATGTGCGCGGGGCCAGTGTTACGGCACTGCCGTTACGGCCCGGACTGTTCTTCCAGTTGGTCTTCCAGCACCGATTTGAGCTGCTCCAGCTGGCAGACTTCAGCCTTCATCCGCCGGCGGAAGGGGGACCTCAGCCGGGCCATGATTCCCTGGGGCTCCCGCTCGAGGGCAAAACGGACGCGGGTGCTGCCGCCTTCCGTGCTCAGGTAGTAGCCGCCGTGCATCCGCTCCAGCCCGGCCAGGGCCCTGTACTGGATCTCAGCCCCGGGCCGCGCCTCGGTGATCTCAAAATCTCCGCTGAGGGTGCGCCCGCCGGGGCCCGCGATGGTCTGCCGGTACACGGCGCCCTTCGTCCCTGCGGCGCCGGACTCCAGCTCAATGCTGCGGACGCCTGCACGCCAGCTGGGCAGGTTGCGGGCGTCCAGCAGGAAGTCATACACGCTCATGGCATCCCGTTGGATGACGACGTCGTACTCTGCGATTGCCACGGAAATCCTTGCTCGGCGGACAGCTGATGGGCGTAGCCCGCTTCCCCGGAACTGCAGCTAACCCCTTCAGGATAGACAGCAAGGCCCGCCCCGCGCGGCTGCGGGGGCGGGCCTTTATCGAAGAGTTATGGGCCTCCGGACTGTGTACTGGTCCGTGACTCCTTCGCAGCGGCTGATCCAGGGGCTACTTTTCGGTCAGCTTCGGCACCGAGAACACCACAATGGCGCCGACCACGGCGAAGGCCGCGAACATGTAGAAGTTAAGCTGCCAGCCGAAGGCCATGCCGGCGATCAGCCCGCCGATCAGCGGCCCGCAGATGGCGCCGATGCGCCCGATGCCAAGGGACCAGCTGAGGGCGGTGGCACTCAGGGACTGCGGGTAGTGGGTGGCGCAGTAGCCGCCCACCAGAATCTGGGTTCCCACGGAGCCGAGGCCGGCGAAGGCGACGATCACGAGCAGCATCGCCAGCGGGAGCTGGAGGCTCAGCATCAGGATGGCGACGAAGGCGAGGAGGAAGGACGCCGTCACTACCTTGCGGATGCCGATCTTGTCCGCCAGCACGGAGGCGCTGATGGAGCCCACGATCGCGCCGGCGTTGAGGACCAGCAGGAACGTCAGGGCATCCCCGAGCTGGAAGCCGGCCTGGCGCATGATCTGCGGGAGCCAGGTGTTCAGCCCGTAGACCAGCAGCAGGCCGCAGAAGTTGGCGAGCGCGAACAGGACCGTGGAGCGGACCCATTTGCGGGTGAACAAGGTCTTCATGGCTGATTTGGGTGCTTCGGCGCCTGTCTTGACGTCCTCGGCCGTGACGATGTCCGAGTAGACCAGGCCGTACCGGTCCGCGGTGGCTCTGGCTTCTTCGATGCGCTGCTTGCGGGCCAGGTACGCCACCGATTCGGGCAGGAGCTTCCAGGCGATGGGGAGCAGGGTGACCAGGGGCAGGGCGCCGATGGCGTACATCCAGCGGAAGTCGATGTGCTGCAGGAGGTTGATGGCGAGCAGCGATGCGCCGACGCCGCCCACCGAGTAGCCGCTGAACATGACGGCGTTGGCGATCTGGCGGCGCTCCTTGCGGGCGTACTCGACGGTCAGCGCAATGCAGGTCGGCACGATGCCACCCAGGCCCAGGCCGGTCAGGAACCGCAGGAAGCCGAAGACCTCGGCGGTCGGAGCGAAGGCCGTGAGCAGCATGCAGGTGGAGAACCAGGCGATGCAGGCCAGCATGATGCGGCGGCGGCCCAGTTTGTCGGTCAGGATGCCGACGGAGAGCGTGCCGACCAGCATCCCGACCAGGGCCAGGCTGCCGATCAGGCCTGCCTGCGCGGGGGTGACACCCCATTCCTGGAACTTCAGGATCGTGGGGACGGTGGAACCGTAGACCACCAGGTCATAGCCATCAAAGACGATGGCCACGAAGCACAGGATGAGGACCGCGTGGCCCTTCCAGCGAGGTGTGGCCTCGTTGCGCAACTCAGTCGACATTGACTGCGTCATGGATGTACCTCTCGTTGAGATTTCATTGGGGATTTGTGTGGTAGCTCACATGCTGTGCCCACTGTGTCACGCATTGATTCCGACAGTAAACAAATCAGCATATATCGTTTTCGTAACGATCGTCATCGATTGCCGGGGGCGGGTGTCAGTGCCCCTTGAATGCCTCGGCCAGCCACCACGCGCCGCCGTCGGACGCGATCTTGGCATCGATGACCAGCGGACGGGCGGGACGCTCCCGCACCCAGGCGCGGACCTCTTTGAGGTCCGCCACGCTGCGGACCGTCACGGCGTCCGCGCCGAAGCCACGGGCGATCGCGGCGATGTCCGTGTCGGGGAAGGTGACGGTACTGAGATCGACGGCAGGGCCGACGTCGGCGCCGCCCTCATCCGTGCCGCCGGCGCCGAAGTGGTGGACTTCCGCACCGTAGCCGGCGTCGTTGTAGATGATGCAGACCAGGGGCAGCTCCAGGCGGACGGCGGTCTCCAGTTCGCTGATGCCCATCAGGAACCCGCCGTCCCCGGCGCCGAGTACCGGCAGCCGGTCCGGCCTGGCCATCGCGGCTCCGATCGCCGTGGAGAGGCCCAGGCCGATCGACTGGAAGGCCTGGGTGAAACAGAAGCCGAACTCGTCGGGGACCCTCAGGTAGGTGCTGGGGTAGCCCATGAAGTTGCCGGAGTCGATCGAGACAATCCGGTCCGCGGGCAGGATGGCGTCCAGTTCGCGGCTCAGCACGCGGGGATCGATCCGCCCGCCGCCGGAGAGGTCCGGCGTTTCGACGCCGTTCCAGCGCGAGCGTTCTGCGATGGCGGCCGCGTTCTCCGCGGTGCGGTACTTCCCGGCCGGTTCCGGCTGGAGCGTCCGCAGCTCCGAGAGGACATCCGCCGCGGTCAGCGCGGCATCACCCACCACGCCCAGGTCGACGGGCCGGTTGGCGCCGAGCGCGGAGTCCTCGACGTCGACCTGCACCACGGCGGTCCCGTCCGAGATCAGGTGGCCATGCCGCATGGTCCACATGTTCAGCGCGCAGCCCCAGCCGATAATCAGGTCGGCGCCCTGGATCAGCCCGGCGCTGAGCGGCGACGAGAACCCGCCGGAGATCCCGAGGTTGAAGTCCTCGTCCTGGAACAGCCCGTTCGCCACCGCCGATGTGGCCACGAGCGCGCCGGCGTGGGCTGCCAGGGCCCGCAGTTGCTCCCCGGCGGTCCGTGCGCCGCGTCCTGCCACAAAGACCGGGCGCTCTGCGGCGTTAATCAGGTGCGCCAGGCGCCGGACGCTGGCGGCGGAGGGGCGGACCGGCTGGGCGTCGGCAACCACGGCCGGGTGCCCGCCCGGGTGCGCGGCGGGGGCAGGGGCGGACTGGACGTCGAGGGGCAGGTTGAGAACTACGGTGCGGCGTTCGTTCCGTGCCGTGCGGAAGGCCCGGAGGGTGTCCGCGACGGCGGTTGCCGGGGAATGGATCCGCTCGCTCACGGCCCCGACGCTGCGGGCGAGGGCATCCTGGTCGATCTTGAAGTTGGACCGGACCGCGGAGGCCTGAGTGTCGGCCGTCAGCACGATCAGCGGCGTGCGGCTCTTGGCAGCTTCGCCGATCCCGGTGATCGCGTTGCTCAGCCCGCAGCCCTGGTGGGTACTGACGACGCCCACCCGCCCGGACATCCGGGAGTAGGCATCGGCCATCGTGGCCGCGCCGCCCTCGTGCCGGGCCGCGGTGAAGGGCACTCCGGCGAGGCGCAGGGCATTGGTCACCTCGAAGTTGCCGCTGCCGACGACGCCGAAGACATGCCCGACGCCGAGCTCCGCCAGGGTCCGGCCGACGAGCCGGGCCACGGTCGCCGGAACAGTCTCCTGCGGGGCATCGACGGCCTGCACCAGCGCGTCCAGTGAACTTTGTGAAACTACTAGCATGGACTTACCTCCCACTCAGTAATGCACTCGTATTGCTCTTCGAACTTTCAGGCGGCATCCATGAACCCCACCCAGTCCCTCCCCTGCATTGCCGCGACGGCAACCCTGGAACGGACCATTGAATGGGTGGATACGGATGCCGCGGGGCACCAGCACAATTCGGCGGTGCTCCGCTTTGTCGAGGCCTGCGAGGCCAAGTTGTTCCGGGACATGGATCTGCCGGGGTACTTTCCGTCGGCACCGCGGGTTCGCCACGAGCTCAACTACCGGGCAAAGTTGTACTTCGGCCAGCGGGTCACCACCACCGTAGTAGTGGAGAAAATCGGCCGCACGTCCTTGACGTTCAGCTTTGAGGTGTGGGGCGAGGAGTTCCGGGGCGAACCCCGGGTCCTCGCCGCGCACGGATCCTTCGTCACGGCGCATGTCGCCCAGGGCGCCGCGGCCGCCAGCCCGTGGCCGGCGGACCTGGCGGCCAAAGTCACCGCCCGCGCGGCGCAAAGCCAGGACTAGCCCGCCCGGCCGCTGCCCGGCACCGCGCCCTTGCGGTGCCTTGCAGCAGTCGCGCCGGGCGGCGATTCCGTACCGACCCTAGACCGACGCCGGCACCTTCGCCGGCGTCCAGCGCAGGTGGGTGGGCAGTTCGGCGATCTCCGGCTCCCGCACGAGCGCGAGCCGGGGCCGGACCGCGTCGGTGCGGGCCGCCGGCGGCTTGCGGCTGCCGGCACGGAACTGCTGCGGCCAGTCGGCGCCCGGCCCGCGGTAGTCCTGCTCGATCGCCGCATGCAGGGTCCACTGCGGATCAAACAGGTGGGTGCGGCCGAGGGCGCACAGGTCCGCCCGCCCGGCCAGCAGGATCGAGTTGACGTCGTCGTAGGAGGACACCGCCCCGACGGCGATCACCGCCACGCCTGCCTTGTGGGCCACTTCCTGCCGGATGCGGTCCGCGAACGGGGTCTGGTAGCTGCGGCCGTAGGCGGGCTTCTCCTCCTTGACCACCTGGCCGGAGGAGACGTCCACGCCGTCGGCGCCGTGTTCGACGAAGGCCCGGGCAATCGCGACGGCGTCGTGTTCGTCGTTGCCGCCGGGAGCCCAGTCGGTGGCCGAAAGCCGCACGGTCAACGGCTTGTCCGCGGGCCACGCGGCGCGGACGGCGTCGAAGACTTCCAGCGGGTAGCGGAGCCGGTTCTCCAGCGATCCGCCGTATTCGTCGGTGCGCAGGTTGGCCAGCGGCGAGAGGAACGAGGAGAGCAGGTAGCCGTGCGCGCAGTGCAGCTCCAGCAGGTCGAATCCGGCGGCGGCCGCACGGACGGTGGCGGCGACAAACTCGTCGCGGACCTGCTCCATTTCAGCCCGGCTGATTTCGCGGGGTGCCGGGCTGCCGGGGCCGTACGGTATGGCCGAGGGGCCCACCGGTTCCCAGCCGCCCTCGGGCAGCGGCTCGTCGATGCCTTCCCACATGAGTTTGGTGGAGCCTTTGCGGCCGGAGTGTCCCAGCTGGACGCCGATGGCCGCCGTCGAACGGCTGTGCACGAAGTCGACGATCTCCCGCCAGCTCTCCTGCTGGGCGTCGGTGTAGAGGCCGCTGCAGCCCGGCGTGATGCGGCCGGTCTCGGACACGCAGACCATCTCGGTCATGACCAGGCCGGCGCCGCCGAGGGCCTTGCTGCCGAGGTGGACGAGGTGGAAGTTGCCCGGGACGCCGTCGGTGGCGGAGTACATGTCCATCGGTGAGACGACGATCCGGTTCTTCAGTTCCAGCCCGCCGATCCGGTATGGCTGGAACATGGCGGGGGCGCTGCCGGCGATGCCCTGGGTGCGGGCGAATTCCTCGTCCACCCGGGCCGCGAACTCGGGGTCGCGCAGCTTGAGGTTGTCGTAGGTGATCCGGCGGCTGCGGGTGAGCAGGTTGAAGCAGAACTGCACCGGGTTCTGGTCCTTGTACATGCCGATGTTCTCGAACCATTCGAGCGAGGCCTGCGCGGCGCGCTGGGTGGACTCGACCACCGGCCGGCGTTCCGTTTCGTAGGCTTCCAGGGCTGTTTCGAGCTCGGAGTGCTCGTGCAGGCAGGCGGCCAGGGCGAGGGAGTCCTCCATGGCCAGCTTGGTGCCGGAGCCGATGGAGAAGTGCGCGGTGTGGGCGGCGTCGCCGAGGAGCACGATGTTGCCGTGCCGCCAGGACTCGTTGCGGACGGTGGTGAAGTTGATCCACTTGGAGTTGTTGACCAGGACCTCGTGGCCCTCAAGCTCCTCGGCGAAGATGGTTCGGATGGCGGCCACGGCCGCCTCGTCGCTTTCGCCGGGCAGGAACGCCTGGTGCTCGGTGGCGTCGAAACCGGCGCTGCGCCAGACGTCCTCGTGCATTTCGACGATGAAGGTGCTGCCCTCGTCCGAGTAGGGGTAGCCGTGGATCTGCATGACGCCGTGCTCGGTGTCCTTGACGAAGAACTTGAACGCCTCAAAGACGAGGTCGGTGCCGAGCCACATGTACTTGGACCTGCGGACGTCCAGGCTGGGCCGGAACACGTCGGCGTAGCGGGAGCGGACGGCGGAGTTCAGGCCGTCCGCGGCGAGGACCAGGTCGTAGTCCCGGCTGAGTTCCCCGACGTCCGGCGCCAGGGTGCTGAAGCGCAGGTCGACGCCGAGTTCGGCGCAGCGGCGCTGCAGCAGCTCGAGCAGCTCCTTGCGGCTCATGGCGGCGAAGCCCTGCCCGCCGACCGTGTGCTGCGCGTCCTTGAAGTGGATATCGATGTCGGTCCAGCGGGCGAAACGCTCGGACATGTACTCGGCGATCACGGTGTCCGCGTTGCCGATGCCGCCGAGGGTTTCGTCGCTGAAGACGACGCCGAAGCCGAAGGTGTCGGACGCGGCGTTGCGTTCCCAGACGGTGACCTCGTGGTTCGGGTCCAGCTGCTTCATGAGGGCGGCGAAGTAGAGTCCGCCCGGACCGCCGCCGATGATTGCGATTTTCATGTGGTGCCTCTCAAGCGTTCTGGTGTTCGGGGGTGGCGGTGTCAGCGGCCAGCTGCTCGCGCAGCCGGAAATGCTGGAGTTTGCCGCTGGGGTTGCGGGGCAGGCCGTCAACGAAATGCACCTGGCGCGGGTACTTGTACGGGGCGATGGCCTGCTTCACGAAGTCCTGGATTTCCTTGCGTTTCGCGTCGTCGGCATCGACGCCCTCGCGCAGCACGATGAAGGCGCAGACGACGCTGCCGCGGTCCGGGTCGGGCCGGCCGACGACGGCGTTTTCCATCACGTCCGGGTGCTGGTCGATCGCGGCTTCGACCTCGGGGGCGCCGATGTTGTAGCCGGAGGACACGATCATGTTGTCGGAGCGGGCCTGGTAGTAGAAGTAGCCGTCGCTGTCCCGGCTGAAGGTGTCGCCGGTGACGTTCCAGCCGTTGACGACGTAGTCCGCCTGGCGGGAGTCGTTGAGGTAGCGGCAGCCGGTGGGGCCGATCACGGCGAGGCGTCCGACGGCGTCCGGGCCAAGTTCCCGGCCGTCGTCGTCAAGGATGGCGGCCCGGTAGCCGGGGACGGCGGTGCCGGTGGCGCCGGTACGGATGTCGTCCCCTGCCGCGGAGATGAAGACGTGCAGCATTTCGGTGGCGCCGATCCCGTTGACCAGCTTCAGGCCGGTGCGTTCATGGACGGCGCGCCAGGTTTCGGCGGGCAGGTGCTCGCCGGCGGAGACGGCGGTGCGGAGCGTGGCCAGAAGGCCCTCGGCGCCTTCCTTGAGGATGGCCTTGTAGGCCGTCGGCGCGGTGAACAGGATGGTGGCCTTCGCGGCGTGCACGGCCTGCGCCAGTTCGAGCGGGGTGGCGCGTTCGGTCAGGAGCGCCGCGGAGCCAAAGCGCAGCGGGAAGACCACCAGTCCGCCGAGTCCGAAGGTGAAGGCCAGCGGCGGGGACCCGGCGAAGACGTCCTCAGGCGTCGGCGCCAGGATGTGCCGGGCGAAGGTGTCCGCGTTGGCGAGGATATCCCGGTGGAAATGCATGGTGATCTTCGGCGTCCCGGTGGTGCCGGACGTCGGGCCAAGCAGCGCGACGTCGTCAGCCGCCGTCGGGACGTCGGTGAACTCGCCGCTCTTGGCGGCACAGCGTGCCAGGAGGTCCGCGCCGGTGCTGCCCCCCATGGCCAGCACCGGCACGTCGTTTCCGGCGGCCTCGGCCAGATCGTCCAGGAACCGGCTGTCGCACAGGGCGGCGGCCGGCCGGGTCAGTTCCAGCAGGGTCCGGATCTCGTTAGCGCGCAGCGCCGGCATGATGGTGACGACGACGGCGCCGGCCTTGAGCACGCCGAGCCAGGCGGCGACCAGCCACGGGTTGTTCGGCGAGCGCAGCATAACGCGGTTCCCGGGGACGATCCCGAAGTCCTCAACGAGGACCTGGGCCACCTGGTTGGCGTGGCGCTGCAGCTCCCCGTAGCTCCAGGACCCGCCGTCCGGGGTGAGCAGGGCGGGGCGGTCGGCGCCGAAGCTGCGGACGGCGTCGTCAATCAGCACGGTGGCGGCGTTGAGCTGCTGCGGGTACTGCAGTTCCGGGAGCGTGAACTCGAGCGCGGGCCACTGCTCTGCCGGGGGCAGGTGGTCGCGCGCAAAGGTGTCCTGGTGCGCCGAGGGCGTCAGATCCATGGCAAGCCTTTCGTATCGTCGTTGATAGGAGGGGGAGCGATCATCGGGTGCTCCGAAACGGCCGTTGTGACGGGCCAAAAGGGCACTTACGGAGCAGCCGACTTCCGGATCATGCCTTCCTGGACCACCGTGGCGAGGAGCCTGCCCTGCCGGTCGTAGAAGTGCCCCTGCGCCAGGCCGCGGCTGGCCTGCGCCGAAACGGCTTCCTGGACGTAGAGCAGCCAGTCGTCCACCCGGCCTTCGCGGTGGAACCACATGGCGTGGTCCAAGCTGGCCGTGACCAGGCCCGGGTCGCCCCAGGCGTAGCCGTGCACCCGGAGCACCGGTTCCAGGATGGTGTAGTCGCAGACGTAGGCCAGGGCGGCCCGCTGCAGGTCCGGGTCGTCCGGGAGCCGGTCGAAGGCCTTCACCCAGACCGCCTGGTGCGGCACCTGCTCCCCCTCGACGCTGAGGTAGACGGCGCCGGGCACATGGCGCATGTCGAAGCTGCGTCCGCCGGACCAGTAGGCCGCGGCGTCGCCGTCGACGCCGTCGAGCACGTCGGCGGAGGACGGCAGCGACTCCGGATCCGGGATCCCGGCCGGCATTGCCCGGGCGAATTCCTCACCGGGTTCCTCCGCGTGGAAGGAGGCCATGGCCACGTAGACGGTCTTGCCGCCCTGGTAGGCGCGGACCTGCCGGGTGGAGTAGCCCCGCCCGTCGCGGAGCCGCTCCACCTCGTACCGGACCTCGGCACCGATGTCCGCCGGCCGCATGAAGTAGCTGTGCATCGAGTGCAGCGAGCGGTCATCCCCCACCGAACGCATCGCCGCGGCCGCGGCCTGCGCCACCATGTCCCCGCCGTAGGCCTTGGGCCACGGCACGTACTGCGTCGTGGCGGTGTAGGCCTCGTCGAGGAAGTCCGGCTCGACCGGCGTCAACTCGAGGGCGGACAGGAGGATCTCCGACGTCGGATTCATACCCGGCGGTATCCTTCGAGCGTGGAGTCGTCGACGTCGTCGAGGTTCACCACGATGTTCTCCGGCGTGCGCGCCGTGAGCCAGACGAGTTCCTCGGTGATGCTCATGTTGGCCTCCACGTGCGGCATGTACGGCGGAACGAAGACCCAGTCGCCCTCGGTCATGTCAATGAACTCCTTGTAGTCCTCGCCGAAGTAGATCCGGCCGTGGCCGCGCAGCACGTAGCCGCCGGTCTCGGCTTCGCCGT
Proteins encoded in this region:
- a CDS encoding cation:proton antiporter; protein product: MDPLALTLIELGAVVFCLGMLARLAGRIGMSPIPLYLIGGLFFGAGGVVKLEGMHEFAHLSSEIGVILLLLMLGLEYTAAELVTGLRRSWQAGVLDLVLNFLPGALLAILLGWGVVGAMVMGGVTYISSSGIAAKVITDLGRIGNRETPVVLSILVFEDLAMAIYLPILTATLAGVSFVVGLQTVGISLAVVTVVLLVALRHGHHVSKAVHSENSEVFLLNLLGAALLVAGLAAAMQVSAAVGAFMLGIAISGATAHNATRILEPLRDLFAAIFFVVFGLNTDPSTIPPVLGWALLLAIVTATTKMLTGIWAAKRAGIGVPGRFRAGAALIARGEFSIVIAGLAVASGVVPAELAALATAYVLIMAVTGPLAARFVEPVVAMLRRPAKPPAVRTADGI
- the dcd gene encoding dCTP deaminase, with protein sequence MLISDRDIRAEIDSQRIVLEPFDPAMVQPSSVDVRIDKFFRLFDNHKYAHIDPAEEQPELTRLVEVEAGEPFILHPGEFVLGSTYETVTLPDDIAARLEGKSSLGRLGLLTHSTAGFIDPGFSGHVTLELSNMATLPIKLWPGMKIGQFCFFRLTSAAEHPYGSGEYGNRYQGQRGPTASRSHLNFHRTDV
- a CDS encoding SRPBCC family protein — its product is MAIAEYDVVIQRDAMSVYDFLLDARNLPSWRAGVRSIELESGAAGTKGAVYRQTIAGPGGRTLSGDFEITEARPGAEIQYRALAGLERMHGGYYLSTEGGSTRVRFALEREPQGIMARLRSPFRRRMKAEVCQLEQLKSVLEDQLEEQSGP
- a CDS encoding aromatic acid/H+ symport family MFS transporter, translating into MTQSMSTELRNEATPRWKGHAVLILCFVAIVFDGYDLVVYGSTVPTILKFQEWGVTPAQAGLIGSLALVGMLVGTLSVGILTDKLGRRRIMLACIAWFSTCMLLTAFAPTAEVFGFLRFLTGLGLGGIVPTCIALTVEYARKERRQIANAVMFSGYSVGGVGASLLAINLLQHIDFRWMYAIGALPLVTLLPIAWKLLPESVAYLARKQRIEEARATADRYGLVYSDIVTAEDVKTGAEAPKSAMKTLFTRKWVRSTVLFALANFCGLLLVYGLNTWLPQIMRQAGFQLGDALTFLLVLNAGAIVGSISASVLADKIGIRKVVTASFLLAFVAILMLSLQLPLAMLLVIVAFAGLGSVGTQILVGGYCATHYPQSLSATALSWSLGIGRIGAICGPLIGGLIAGMAFGWQLNFYMFAAFAVVGAIVVFSVPKLTEK
- a CDS encoding thiamine pyrophosphate-binding protein; this encodes MLVVSQSSLDALVQAVDAPQETVPATVARLVGRTLAELGVGHVFGVVGSGNFEVTNALRLAGVPFTAARHEGGAATMADAYSRMSGRVGVVSTHQGCGLSNAITGIGEAAKSRTPLIVLTADTQASAVRSNFKIDQDALARSVGAVSERIHSPATAVADTLRAFRTARNERRTVVLNLPLDVQSAPAPAAHPGGHPAVVADAQPVRPSAASVRRLAHLINAAERPVFVAGRGARTAGEQLRALAAHAGALVATSAVANGLFQDEDFNLGISGGFSSPLSAGLIQGADLIIGWGCALNMWTMRHGHLISDGTAVVQVDVEDSALGANRPVDLGVVGDAALTAADVLSELRTLQPEPAGKYRTAENAAAIAERSRWNGVETPDLSGGGRIDPRVLSRELDAILPADRIVSIDSGNFMGYPSTYLRVPDEFGFCFTQAFQSIGLGLSTAIGAAMARPDRLPVLGAGDGGFLMGISELETAVRLELPLVCIIYNDAGYGAEVHHFGAGGTDEGGADVGPAVDLSTVTFPDTDIAAIARGFGADAVTVRSVADLKEVRAWVRERPARPLVIDAKIASDGGAWWLAEAFKGH
- a CDS encoding thioesterase family protein: MNPTQSLPCIAATATLERTIEWVDTDAAGHQHNSAVLRFVEACEAKLFRDMDLPGYFPSAPRVRHELNYRAKLYFGQRVTTTVVVEKIGRTSLTFSFEVWGEEFRGEPRVLAAHGSFVTAHVAQGAAAASPWPADLAAKVTARAAQSQD
- a CDS encoding bifunctional salicylyl-CoA 5-hydroxylase/oxidoreductase codes for the protein MKIAIIGGGPGGLYFAALMKQLDPNHEVTVWERNAASDTFGFGVVFSDETLGGIGNADTVIAEYMSERFARWTDIDIHFKDAQHTVGGQGFAAMSRKELLELLQRRCAELGVDLRFSTLAPDVGELSRDYDLVLAADGLNSAVRSRYADVFRPSLDVRRSKYMWLGTDLVFEAFKFFVKDTEHGVMQIHGYPYSDEGSTFIVEMHEDVWRSAGFDATEHQAFLPGESDEAAVAAIRTIFAEELEGHEVLVNNSKWINFTTVRNESWRHGNIVLLGDAAHTAHFSIGSGTKLAMEDSLALAACLHEHSELETALEAYETERRPVVESTQRAAQASLEWFENIGMYKDQNPVQFCFNLLTRSRRITYDNLKLRDPEFAARVDEEFARTQGIAGSAPAMFQPYRIGGLELKNRIVVSPMDMYSATDGVPGNFHLVHLGSKALGGAGLVMTEMVCVSETGRITPGCSGLYTDAQQESWREIVDFVHSRSTAAIGVQLGHSGRKGSTKLMWEGIDEPLPEGGWEPVGPSAIPYGPGSPAPREISRAEMEQVRDEFVAATVRAAAAGFDLLELHCAHGYLLSSFLSPLANLRTDEYGGSLENRLRYPLEVFDAVRAAWPADKPLTVRLSATDWAPGGNDEHDAVAIARAFVEHGADGVDVSSGQVVKEEKPAYGRSYQTPFADRIRQEVAHKAGVAVIAVGAVSSYDDVNSILLAGRADLCALGRTHLFDPQWTLHAAIEQDYRGPGADWPQQFRAGSRKPPAARTDAVRPRLALVREPEIAELPTHLRWTPAKVPASV
- a CDS encoding AMP-binding protein, which produces MDLTPSAHQDTFARDHLPPAEQWPALEFTLPELQYPQQLNAATVLIDDAVRSFGADRPALLTPDGGSWSYGELQRHANQVAQVLVEDFGIVPGNRVMLRSPNNPWLVAAWLGVLKAGAVVVTIMPALRANEIRTLLELTRPAAALCDSRFLDDLAEAAGNDVPVLAMGGSTGADLLARCAAKSGEFTDVPTAADDVALLGPTSGTTGTPKITMHFHRDILANADTFARHILAPTPEDVFAGSPPLAFTFGLGGLVVFPLRFGSAALLTERATPLELAQAVHAAKATILFTAPTAYKAILKEGAEGLLATLRTAVSAGEHLPAETWRAVHERTGLKLVNGIGATEMLHVFISAAGDDIRTGATGTAVPGYRAAILDDDGRELGPDAVGRLAVIGPTGCRYLNDSRQADYVVNGWNVTGDTFSRDSDGYFYYQARSDNMIVSSGYNIGAPEVEAAIDQHPDVMENAVVGRPDPDRGSVVCAFIVLREGVDADDAKRKEIQDFVKQAIAPYKYPRQVHFVDGLPRNPSGKLQHFRLREQLAADTATPEHQNA
- a CDS encoding acyl-CoA thioesterase II, producing MNPTSEILLSALELTPVEPDFLDEAYTATTQYVPWPKAYGGDMVAQAAAAAMRSVGDDRSLHSMHSYFMRPADIGAEVRYEVERLRDGRGYSTRQVRAYQGGKTVYVAMASFHAEEPGEEFARAMPAGIPDPESLPSSADVLDGVDGDAAAYWSGGRSFDMRHVPGAVYLSVEGEQVPHQAVWVKAFDRLPDDPDLQRAALAYVCDYTILEPVLRVHGYAWGDPGLVTASLDHAMWFHREGRVDDWLLYVQEAVSAQASRGLAQGHFYDRQGRLLATVVQEGMIRKSAAP
- a CDS encoding cupin domain-containing protein codes for the protein MTEQITDQVVPVVTRKGAEHRDTGQSGGAVRISGVSTQHTPATKIWYGQVSNEPGYRSFPHHHGEAETGGYVLRGHGRIYFGEDYKEFIDMTEGDWVFVPPYMPHVEANMSITEELVWLTARTPENIVVNLDDVDDSTLEGYRRV